The Deinococcus aestuarii genomic sequence CATAGGCGGCGGCGTAGTTCACGGCGGCGCCCAGCTCGTCGGAAATGCCCGCGAAGGTCCAGTGCAGCTCCGCGTCGATCACGAAGCGCGCTCCGAGCGCCGCCTCCGTCTCGTACACGCCATGCCGCGCGTGAAATTCCAGGCCCTCCAGAACGACGCGACTCATGGTGGGGATTGTAGCGGGCGGCGTCCTGCGGGCCGAGACCTGGGTCCTATGCCGAGTCGGCGGGTCTGTCGAGCGCCGATTGCACCCGCAGCGCCTGGACGTGTGCCCCCACCGCATGTGCCCGCACCAGCGCGGCCCCGTGCCTCGCCGCGTGCAGGTGCAGGGCGAGCGTGCCAGGGTCGCGCTCGGCCGCCTCGGGCACCCCCGCCAGCGTGTCGATCAGGCGTTTGCGGCTCACCCCCACCAGGACTGGGTGCGGCCCCGCCGTGAATTCCGGGAGGGCACGCAGCAGGGCGAGGTTGTGCGCGGGCGTCTTCCCGAAGCCCAGCCCGGGGTCGAGCAGGACGGAGGGAACGCCCGCCGCGAGGACTTCCCGTGACCGCTCGCGCAGGAAGGCGTGGACCTCCACCACCACGTCGTCGTAGTGCGGGGCGCGCTGCATGGTGCGCGGCTCGCCCCGCATGTGCATCACGCAGGCGGGGGCGCCCGAGTCGGCACACACCCGCCGCATGGCCGGGTCGCGCAGGCCGGTCACGTCGTTGACGAGGTGGGCTCCCGCCGCCAGGGCCGCCGCCGCCACCTCGGGCTTCATGGTATCCACGCTGAGAAGGACCCCCTCCCCCGAGAGTGCGCGGATCACCGGAAGCACGCGGCCCACCTCCTCGTCCACGGACACGGGGTCCGCGCCGGGCCGGGTGCTCTCGCCGCCCACGTCGATCAT encodes the following:
- the folP gene encoding dihydropteroate synthase, which produces MTWRGCAVMGVLNVTPDSFSDGGRHTTLEAALRQARSMRDAGALMIDVGGESTRPGADPVSVDEEVGRVLPVIRALSGEGVLLSVDTMKPEVAAAALAAGAHLVNDVTGLRDPAMRRVCADSGAPACVMHMRGEPRTMQRAPHYDDVVVEVHAFLRERSREVLAAGVPSVLLDPGLGFGKTPAHNLALLRALPEFTAGPHPVLVGVSRKRLIDTLAGVPEAAERDPGTLALHLHAARHGAALVRAHAVGAHVQALRVQSALDRPADSA